A part of Sander vitreus isolate 19-12246 chromosome 8, sanVit1, whole genome shotgun sequence genomic DNA contains:
- the chmp1a gene encoding charged multivesicular body protein 1a — translation MEDTLFQLKFTSKQLERLAKKAEKESEKEQAKVKKALQQKNVDCARVYAENAIRKKNEGLNWLRMASRVDAVASKVQTAVTMKGVTKNMGQVTKALDRALNSMDLQKVSAVMDKFETQVQNLDVHTSVMEDSMSSAMTLTTPQEQVDSLIHQIAEESGLEVMDQLSQLPAGATSVGAESSRSQEREDQLSRRLAALRN, via the exons ATGGAGG ACACACTCTTCCAGTTAAAG TTCACTTCCAAGCAGCTTGAGAGACTGGCCAAGAAGGCAGAGAAGGAGTCGGAAAAGGAGCAGGCCAAGGTTAAGAAG GCGTTGCAACAGAAGAATGTGGATTGTGCCAGAGTGTATGCAGAAAATGCCATCCGGAAAAAAAACGAAGGTCTCAATTGGCTGCGCATGGCGTCTCGAGTCGACGCGGTGGCCTCCAAAGTCCAGACTGCTGTCACCATGAAGGGA GTGACCAAAAACATGGGCCAGGTGACCAAAGCTCTGGACAGAGCTCTAAACTCCATGGATCTGCAAAAGGTCTCTGCCGTCATGGATAAGTTTGAAACCCAAGTCCAGAACCTCGACGTCCACACCTCA GTGATGGAGGATTCCATGAGCTCGGCAATGACTCTGACCACGCCTCAGGAACAGGTGGACAGCTTGATCCACCAAATAGCAGAGGAGAGCGGCCTGGAGGTGATGGACCAGCTCAGCCAGCTGCCTGCAGGAGCCACCTCGGTGGGTGCAGAGAGCTCTCGGAGCCAGGAGAGGGAAGACCAGCTGTCTCGACG GTTGGCTGCTTTGCGGAACTGA
- the slc10a3 gene encoding P3 protein: protein MRTLFTLFCCLFLITGGADRATGNLTVDSSNDTNLTADSSSRYIAIGDGSSQEFEFPENTNGVIVISSQYRSAAASRKGRQSWKQTVTVRSLDPEVLSILNVTDSGHAGPAKSYIISIRSGFPGRAQLQIQLLDLDQDSVPVLVEERTDYSIRVAPGTDDPATRLVQSGGLSHFSENPVLFALLPLIFVNKCAFGCKVEVEVLRGLLRRPVPLLLGVLGQFLVMPLYAYCVSRLASLPKALSLGLVITCSAPGGGGGYLYSLLLGGDVTLAISMTLVSTVVAAAAMPLSSALYGRLLGVHAALHVPFVKILGTLLFIAIPISLGMLVKLRLPALTRVLLALIRPFSFALIVGGIFMAYQMGASILANVKPQIVAVGVTVPLLGLLVGAIMAKLAGLAPALRKTVSIEVGVQNSLLALAVMQLSFRRVEADFASQAPFIVALSSTSEMLLIVLGYYTQRRLCGSVVPRSDA from the coding sequence ATGAGGACGCTATTTACGTTATTCTGCTGTCTCTTCCTTATTACCGGCGGAGCAGACCGGGCCACCGGGAACCTAACTGTCGACAGCAGTAACGACACCAACCTGACGGCCGACAGCAGTAGCAGGTATATCGCAATCGGCGACGGGTCATCGCAGGAGTTTGAGTTTCCTGAAAACACCAACGGAGTGATTGTAATCTCCAGCCAGTACCGGAGCGCTGCGGCGAGCAGGAAGGGCCGCCAGAGCTGGAAGCAGACGGTGACAGTCCGCTCCCTGGACCCGGAGGTCCTCTCCATACTTAATGTGACGGATAGCGGCCACGCAGGGCCGGCCAAGAGCTACATTATCAGCATCCGCTCCGGGTTCCCAGGCAGGGCTCAGCTGCAGATCCAGCTGCTGGACCTGGACCAGGACTCGGTGCCTGTTCTGGTCGAAGAGAGGACGGATTACTCCATCAGAGTGGCGCCTGGTACTGATGACCCGGCCACCCGGCTCGTCCAGTCGGGTGGCCTGTCCCATTTCTCTGAGAACCCTGTGCTGTTTGCCTTGCTGCCCCTCATCTTCGTCAACAAGTGTGCATTCGGGTGCAAAGTGGAAGTGGAGGTTCTGCGGGGTCTGCTGAGGAGACCCGTGCCACTGCTCCTAGGGGTGCTGGGTCAGTTCCTGGTGATGCCGTTGTATGCCTACTGTGTATCCCGGCTGGCCTCACTGCCCAAAGCGCTCTCCCTGGGCCTGGTCATCACCTGCTCTGCCCCCGGGGGCGGAGGGGGCTACCTGTACAGCCTGCTGCTTGGAGGAGACGTCACCCTGGCTATCTCCATGACCTTGGTGTCCACAGTGGTGGCAGCGGCCGCCATGCCTCTGTCATCTGCGCTGTATGGTCGGCTCCTGGGTGTGCACGCTGCCCTGCACGTGCCATTTGTGAAGATCCTTGGCACCCTCCTGTTCATCGCCATTCCCATCTCGCTGGGCATGCTGGTCAAGCTGCGCCTGCCCGCCCTCACACGTGTCCTGCTGGCTCTCATACGACCCTTCAGCTTTGCGCTCATCGTGGGGGGCATCTTCATGGCCTACCAAATGGGCGCGTCCATCCTGGCCAACGTCAAGCCCCAGATTGTGGCAGTAGGGGTGACAGTGCCTTTGCTGGGGCTGTTGGTTGGGGCCATCATGGCCAAGCTGGCGGGCCTGGCCCCGGCGCTGAGGAAGACGGTCAGCATCGAGGTGGGTGTCCAGAACAGCCTGCTGGCTCTCGCCGTCATGCAGCTGTCCTTCCGCCGGGTGGAGGCGGACTTTGCGTCCCAGGCGCCCTTCATCGTGGCCCTCAGCAGCACCTCGGAGATGCTGCTCATTGTTTTGGGGTACTACACCCAGCGGAGGTTGTGTGGGTCTGTCGTGCCCAGGAGTGACGCCTGA